One Deltaproteobacteria bacterium genomic region harbors:
- a CDS encoding DUF192 domain-containing protein: MYRVVNRTRGTVLGTRVREARTFTSRLGGLLGSRGLSPGEGVWIAPCRCVHTVGMRFPIDVAFVDGRGAVIGVSGALPPNRISRFVRGARGALELPAGTLAETGTGIGDVLAFVEPGLP; this comes from the coding sequence ATGTACCGTGTCGTCAACCGAACGCGCGGGACGGTCCTCGGGACCCGCGTCCGGGAAGCCCGGACCTTCACGTCGCGCCTCGGGGGGCTCCTCGGATCCCGCGGACTCTCCCCCGGGGAAGGGGTGTGGATCGCACCGTGCCGCTGCGTCCACACGGTGGGGATGCGGTTCCCGATCGACGTCGCCTTCGTGGACGGGAGAGGCGCGGTGATCGGGGTGTCCGGGGCGCTCCCTCCGAACCGGATCAGCCGGTTCGTGCGCGGCGCGCGGGGCGCCCTCGAACTCCCGGCGGGCACCCTGGCGGAAACGGGGACCGGGATCGGCGACGTGCTCGCGTTCGTGGAACCCGGCCTCCCTTGA
- a CDS encoding ATP-grasp domain-containing protein: MNFVYLSPHFPPNYYRFCVGLREEGVNVLGLADAPYDSLRPELRGALSEYYRVDDMNSYDALLRALGHFTHRHGKLDRIDSHNEYWLETEARLRTDFNLYGLREDRIADVKRKSAMKGIYRSAGVRVARGAVVRTLQEARRLVSETGYPVVAKPDVGVGAAATFKIRDDAGLAAFFASKPPSDYIVEEFIQGDILSFDGLADRDGNIVFFTAHAYSQGIMETVNEDNHVFYYSLREIPADLEEAGRRTAKAFDVRERFFHFEFFRAGRDGGITALEVNMRPPGGLTTDMFNYAADIDIYREWARVVAGKPFSTAWSRAAPSSAPSRRRGSWPPKRGTRWSPSPTWAWVPRRRSRSATTRGSSLSSRRNRLRTTSWRSSSRGAYSPSTG, encoded by the coding sequence ATGAACTTCGTGTACCTGTCCCCGCACTTCCCCCCGAACTACTACCGGTTCTGCGTCGGCCTCCGGGAGGAGGGGGTGAACGTCCTCGGGTTGGCCGACGCCCCGTACGATTCGCTGCGGCCGGAGCTGCGGGGCGCGCTCTCCGAATATTACCGGGTGGACGACATGAACTCGTACGACGCGCTGCTCCGCGCGCTCGGGCATTTCACGCACCGGCACGGGAAGCTCGACCGGATCGATTCGCACAACGAGTACTGGCTCGAGACCGAGGCGCGGCTGCGTACGGATTTCAACCTGTACGGTCTCCGGGAGGACCGGATCGCGGACGTAAAGCGGAAGTCCGCGATGAAGGGGATCTACCGGTCCGCGGGGGTCCGGGTCGCCCGCGGCGCCGTCGTCCGAACCCTCCAGGAGGCGCGGCGGCTGGTCTCCGAGACGGGGTACCCGGTGGTCGCCAAGCCCGACGTGGGCGTGGGGGCCGCGGCCACGTTCAAGATCCGCGACGACGCGGGCCTTGCCGCCTTCTTCGCGTCGAAGCCGCCTTCGGACTACATCGTGGAGGAGTTCATCCAGGGGGACATCCTCTCCTTCGACGGGCTGGCCGACCGGGACGGGAACATCGTCTTCTTCACCGCCCACGCCTACAGCCAGGGGATCATGGAAACGGTCAACGAGGACAACCACGTTTTCTACTACTCCCTCCGGGAGATCCCCGCCGACCTCGAGGAGGCCGGACGCCGGACCGCGAAGGCGTTCGACGTGCGGGAGCGGTTCTTCCACTTCGAGTTCTTCCGCGCCGGCCGGGACGGCGGGATCACGGCCCTCGAGGTGAACATGCGTCCGCCGGGGGGGCTGACCACCGACATGTTCAACTACGCCGCCGACATCGACATCTACCGGGAGTGGGCGCGCGTGGTAGCCGGCAAACCGTTCTCGACGGCCTGGTCGCGCGCGGCGCCGTCGTCCGCACCCTCGCGGAGGCGCGGGAGCTGGCCGCCGAAACGGGGTACCCGGTGGTCGCCAAGCCCGACGTGGGCGTGGGTGCCGCGGCGACGTTCAAGATCCGCGACGACGCGGGGCTCGTCGCTTTCTTCGCGTCGAAACCGCCTTCGGACTACATCGTGGAGGAGTTCATCCAGGGGAGCATATTCTCCTTCGACGGGCTGA
- a CDS encoding ABC transporter substrate-binding protein: protein MTRPRPARLAALLLLPVLLFPPAAASAEPPMPFIAGGDAVPVPRPGSRAAARTSPIVPFLQAEGDFSAGRREEALRRFLDLAYSAPDDERKGFVWMRIGELLLVRGDLDKALEAADKAVQLSRARYLSLSAVDLKLRIYRRMQWNNEARQMAGYLLDQKFVDANVSDLLSLMARADAVAGKVGSALALYRRAIGAASDPATAGRLAAERESFIDGASDIGALRQAGEAEEDPEARAHLFLVLGKAASRKGFLGMAAYAFERSARSGGKRSREAAEGLYRLEKITAARPKIVGLAPLSGKLADIGFSVLSGAEVALGPDHRYEPNGHAPVVRWVDTAGQPEKARKEFSAAAADRTVIGILGPLTGEEGRSVGAAFGPKSPPTLYLGQKAILEKPFLYGFGLSPAQEARAVLAHLARNDVTNLLLLHPDNGYGKGFSDAVASAARESGVRIAKVLPYSPEARDFTDLIRKAVGNETFRRQSKSKEKGKAIRLAVGGIVIADRWDRVFLLASQLNYYNVYLPLAGFSGWYDEELLRKAGSAVAGAVFSVDYSDAIPGSQGDRFRKEFQEAMRFPPTRFEAMGYDGALFLSSAYSTESVPGKPVGEAMRERISRLKNFVGVTGTFLFTPAGDMRRKVSLLRVDLGNFVPVPEQ from the coding sequence TTGACGCGCCCCCGACCGGCCCGTCTCGCGGCGCTGCTCCTGCTTCCCGTTCTTCTATTCCCCCCGGCGGCGGCGTCCGCGGAACCTCCCATGCCCTTCATCGCGGGCGGGGACGCCGTCCCGGTCCCGCGGCCCGGTTCGAGGGCCGCCGCGCGCACGTCCCCGATCGTGCCGTTCCTCCAGGCGGAAGGCGATTTCTCGGCGGGCCGCCGGGAGGAGGCGCTGCGGCGGTTCCTGGACCTCGCGTACTCGGCCCCCGACGACGAGCGGAAGGGATTCGTGTGGATGCGGATCGGTGAGCTCCTGCTGGTCCGGGGGGATCTCGACAAGGCGCTGGAGGCGGCGGACAAGGCGGTGCAGCTTTCCCGCGCCCGGTACCTTTCGCTGTCGGCGGTCGACCTGAAGCTCCGGATCTACCGCCGGATGCAGTGGAACAACGAGGCGCGCCAGATGGCGGGGTACCTGCTCGACCAGAAATTCGTCGATGCGAACGTATCCGACCTCCTCTCTCTGATGGCGCGCGCCGACGCCGTCGCCGGGAAGGTCGGCAGCGCGCTCGCGCTGTACCGCCGCGCCATCGGCGCGGCGTCGGACCCCGCGACGGCGGGACGCCTCGCCGCGGAGCGGGAGTCGTTCATCGACGGAGCCTCCGACATCGGTGCCCTCCGCCAGGCGGGCGAGGCGGAGGAGGACCCGGAGGCCCGCGCCCACCTGTTCCTGGTGCTCGGGAAGGCCGCCTCCCGGAAAGGGTTCCTCGGCATGGCGGCCTACGCCTTCGAACGGTCCGCGCGGTCCGGGGGGAAGCGATCCCGCGAGGCGGCGGAGGGGTTGTACCGCCTCGAGAAGATCACCGCCGCGCGGCCCAAGATCGTCGGACTGGCGCCGCTGTCGGGAAAGCTCGCCGACATCGGGTTCTCGGTCCTCTCCGGTGCCGAGGTGGCGCTCGGCCCCGACCACCGGTACGAACCGAACGGACACGCCCCGGTGGTCCGTTGGGTCGACACCGCCGGCCAACCGGAGAAGGCGCGGAAGGAGTTCTCCGCCGCGGCGGCCGACCGGACGGTGATCGGGATCCTGGGGCCGCTCACAGGGGAGGAAGGGCGCTCGGTGGGAGCCGCGTTCGGCCCCAAGTCCCCCCCCACGCTCTATCTCGGCCAGAAGGCGATCCTGGAGAAGCCGTTTCTCTACGGCTTCGGGCTCTCCCCCGCGCAGGAGGCGCGCGCGGTCCTTGCCCACCTGGCGCGGAACGACGTGACGAACCTGCTCCTGCTCCATCCGGACAACGGCTACGGAAAGGGATTCTCCGACGCGGTGGCGTCCGCCGCCCGGGAGTCCGGGGTCCGGATCGCAAAGGTCCTCCCCTACTCCCCCGAGGCGCGCGATTTCACCGATCTCATCCGGAAGGCGGTCGGGAACGAGACCTTCCGGCGCCAGTCGAAGTCGAAGGAGAAGGGGAAGGCGATCCGGCTCGCGGTGGGCGGGATCGTGATCGCCGACCGGTGGGATCGCGTCTTCCTGCTCGCGTCCCAGCTCAATTACTACAACGTCTACCTTCCGCTGGCCGGGTTCTCCGGGTGGTACGACGAGGAGCTCCTCCGCAAGGCGGGAAGCGCCGTGGCCGGCGCGGTGTTCTCGGTGGACTACTCCGACGCGATCCCCGGCTCCCAGGGCGACCGGTTCCGGAAGGAGTTCCAGGAGGCGATGCGGTTCCCCCCGACCCGGTTCGAGGCGATGGGGTACGACGGCGCACTGTTCCTCTCCTCGGCGTACTCCACGGAAAGCGTTCCCGGGAAGCCGGTCGGCGAGGCGATGCGGGAGCGGATCTCCCGGCTGAAGAATTTCGTCGGGGTGACGGGGACGTTCCTGTTCACGCCCGCGGGCGACATGCGGAGGAAGGTGTCGCTGCTGCGGGTGGACCT
- a CDS encoding nucleotide exchange factor GrpE has product MEDRDKEIPSVAPAPEGEPGAAGGESAAGPADTVPEGTDEATELKVRLAYLAAEFDNFRKRAAREREAQAAFGNERLLGAVLPFLDNLERAMGQVGASTEAVLSGVRMTYDQFLAELRKFGLEPFSSEGEPFDPGRHEAIARVPLAGKADGTVLSETRKGYLLNGRLLRPAQVAVAVAPSAEGPGGESDGPEN; this is encoded by the coding sequence ATGGAAGACAGGGACAAGGAAATCCCGTCGGTGGCTCCGGCCCCGGAAGGGGAACCCGGGGCGGCAGGCGGAGAGTCGGCGGCGGGGCCCGCCGACACCGTTCCGGAAGGGACGGACGAGGCCACGGAGCTCAAGGTCCGGCTCGCGTATCTCGCGGCCGAATTCGACAATTTCCGGAAGCGCGCGGCGCGCGAGCGGGAAGCGCAGGCCGCGTTCGGAAACGAACGCCTCCTCGGCGCGGTCCTGCCGTTCCTGGACAACCTGGAGCGGGCGATGGGGCAGGTGGGCGCCTCGACGGAGGCGGTCCTTTCCGGAGTCCGGATGACGTACGACCAGTTCCTCGCGGAACTCCGGAAGTTCGGCCTCGAGCCGTTCTCCTCCGAGGGGGAACCGTTCGACCCGGGTCGTCACGAGGCGATCGCGCGCGTGCCGCTCGCGGGGAAAGCCGACGGGACGGTGCTCTCGGAGACCCGCAAGGGGTATCTGCTGAACGGCCGGCTGCTTCGCCCCGCCCAGGTGGCGGTGGCCGTGGCGCCGTCGGCCGAAGGGCCGGGCGGCGAATCCGACGGGCCGGAGAACTGA
- the dnaJ gene encoding molecular chaperone DnaJ, with product MASRRDYYEILGVSRDSSPEDIKKAYRQQALQNHPDRNPGDKSAEERFKEANEAYSILSDPEKRTQYDRFGHAGPSGQGFGDFSGFGVEDIINDFFGGIFGGGGGERVRRGADLRYNLTVSFNEAVFGGEKEIVVPRTGACRECGGTGARKGTRPERCSGCNGRGQVTLQQGFFSIRRTCGRCGGTGQVVKDPCGPCAGSGHVRESRTLKVKIPPGVETGTRLKLRGEGEAAPAGAGAGDLYVVLTVQDHPFFVREGADLFCEVPITFPQAALGASIEVPTLSGKKDLAIPPGTPSGHDFVMRGEGVASLSTGRRGNLVIRVLIEVPKKLTRRQREVLSEYQQLSEESPGPISRSFFEKVKEIFG from the coding sequence GTGGCCTCCCGGCGCGACTACTACGAGATCCTGGGCGTCTCCCGGGACAGCTCCCCCGAAGACATCAAGAAGGCGTACCGCCAGCAGGCGCTGCAGAACCACCCCGACCGCAACCCCGGCGACAAGTCGGCCGAGGAGCGGTTCAAGGAGGCCAACGAGGCGTATTCGATCCTTTCGGATCCCGAGAAGCGAACGCAGTACGACCGGTTCGGCCACGCGGGGCCCTCGGGCCAGGGGTTCGGGGACTTCTCGGGATTCGGCGTCGAGGACATCATCAACGACTTCTTCGGCGGCATCTTCGGCGGCGGCGGGGGGGAACGGGTCCGCAGGGGGGCCGACCTCCGGTACAACCTGACCGTCTCCTTCAACGAAGCGGTGTTCGGGGGGGAGAAGGAGATCGTCGTTCCGCGGACCGGCGCCTGCCGCGAGTGCGGCGGTACCGGGGCGCGGAAGGGGACCCGCCCGGAGCGGTGCAGCGGATGCAACGGGCGCGGCCAGGTGACCCTGCAGCAGGGGTTCTTCTCCATCCGGCGCACCTGCGGCCGGTGCGGCGGCACCGGGCAGGTGGTCAAGGACCCGTGCGGCCCGTGCGCGGGATCCGGCCACGTCCGGGAGAGCCGGACCCTGAAGGTCAAGATCCCCCCGGGCGTGGAGACCGGAACGCGCCTGAAGCTGCGCGGGGAAGGGGAAGCGGCCCCGGCGGGAGCGGGCGCCGGCGATCTGTACGTGGTCCTGACCGTCCAGGATCACCCGTTCTTCGTGCGGGAGGGGGCCGACCTTTTCTGCGAGGTTCCGATCACCTTTCCGCAGGCGGCGCTCGGCGCGTCGATCGAAGTCCCGACGCTGTCGGGAAAGAAGGATCTGGCCATCCCTCCGGGAACGCCGTCCGGGCACGACTTCGTGATGCGCGGCGAAGGGGTCGCGTCGCTGTCCACGGGAAGGCGGGGGAACCTCGTCATCCGGGTCCTCATCGAGGTCCCGAAAAAACTCACCCGTCGCCAGAGGGAGGTTCTCTCCGAGTACCAGCAGCTGTCCGAGGAGTCCCCCGGCCCGATCTCGCGCAGCTTCTTCGAAAAGGTGAAGGAGATCTTCGGTTGA
- the hrcA gene encoding heat-inducible transcription repressor HrcA yields the protein MDERATQVLRYIVEDYIATAEPVGSRTISKKMGQALSPATIRNIMADLEEMGFLAQPHTSAGRVPTPAGFRYYIDHLLMLQNVAKGEVDQLNLAAGEGSAPADELVRQVSRLLANLTHQASVVIVSRPDQQRLRSVNLMRAAVDKILLVAVMEGGWVQHRLIEGEADLTGDELEKINAYLNGIAEGLTLPQLRARILTELQKERARYDRVMRRALTMGARALADSGPGEVFVEGRANILDQPEFAEDVQRLKRILRAFEEKSVIFRLLDRAMDRQAIQVSIGSENPVEDLGDVSVVASGYRQGASAVGSIGLIGPVRMDYSRVIPLVKYTASLLTTMFGQR from the coding sequence ATGGACGAACGCGCCACGCAGGTCCTTCGCTACATCGTGGAGGATTACATCGCCACCGCGGAGCCGGTAGGGTCGAGGACCATCTCGAAGAAGATGGGGCAGGCCTTGTCCCCGGCGACCATCCGGAACATCATGGCCGATCTCGAGGAGATGGGGTTCCTCGCCCAGCCGCACACCTCCGCGGGGCGTGTCCCGACGCCGGCCGGTTTCCGGTACTACATCGACCACCTTCTCATGCTGCAAAACGTCGCGAAGGGGGAAGTGGACCAGTTGAACCTCGCCGCGGGAGAGGGAAGCGCCCCCGCCGACGAGCTGGTTCGGCAGGTGAGCCGGCTGCTGGCGAACCTCACCCACCAGGCGAGCGTGGTGATCGTCTCCCGCCCCGACCAGCAGCGGCTGCGCTCGGTGAACCTGATGCGCGCGGCGGTCGACAAGATCCTCCTCGTCGCCGTCATGGAGGGCGGGTGGGTGCAGCACCGGCTGATCGAGGGGGAGGCGGACCTGACCGGCGACGAGTTGGAGAAGATCAACGCATACCTGAACGGGATCGCGGAGGGGCTCACGCTCCCGCAGCTTCGCGCCCGGATCCTCACCGAGCTCCAGAAGGAAAGGGCCCGGTACGACCGTGTGATGCGCCGGGCGCTCACCATGGGCGCGCGGGCGCTGGCCGACAGCGGCCCCGGCGAGGTGTTCGTCGAGGGGCGCGCGAACATCCTCGACCAGCCGGAGTTCGCGGAGGACGTCCAGCGGCTCAAGCGGATCCTGCGCGCCTTCGAGGAGAAGAGCGTCATCTTCCGCCTTCTCGACCGGGCGATGGACCGCCAGGCGATCCAGGTGTCGATCGGGTCGGAAAACCCGGTGGAGGATCTGGGGGACGTGTCGGTCGTCGCCTCGGGGTACCGCCAGGGGGCGTCCGCGGTCGGGAGCATCGGCCTGATCGGGCCGGTCCGAATGGACTACTCCCGCGTGATCCCGCTGGTGAAGTACACCGCGAGCCTGCTGACGACGATGTTCGGGCAGCGCTGA